A genome region from Hippopotamus amphibius kiboko isolate mHipAmp2 chromosome 1, mHipAmp2.hap2, whole genome shotgun sequence includes the following:
- the GDF9 gene encoding growth/differentiation factor 9 has product MALPSNFLLWFCCFAWLCFPISFGFQASRGEAQIAASATLESEAEPWSMLQPLNGRHRSGLLSPLFNVLYDGQGGAPRLQPDDRALRYMKRLYKAYATKEGIPKSNRSHLYNTVRLFTPCAQHKRAPGDQVTGTLPSVDLLFNLDRVTAVERLLKSVLLYTFNNSVSFPSPVKCVCNLVIKEPEFFSKTLPRAPYSFTFNSQFEFRKKYKWIEIDVTALLQPLVASNKRSIHMSGNFTCVKDQLQHPSVWDSPFNMTLLVAPSLLLYLNDTSTRAYHRWYSFHYKRRPSEGPDQKRGLSAYPMGEEAAEGVRSSRHRRDQETVGSELKKPLVPASFNLSEYFKQFLFPQNECELHDFRLSFSQLKWDNWIVAPHKYNPRYCKGDCPRAVGHRYGSPVHTMVQNIIHEKLDSSVPRPSCVPATYSPLSVLAIEPDGSIAYKEYEDMIATKCTCR; this is encoded by the exons TCTTGCTTTGGTTTTGCTGCTTTGCCTGGCTCTGTTTTCCTATTAGCTTTGGTTTTCAGGCTTCTAGGGGAGAAGCTCAGATTGCAGCTAGTGCTACACTGGAATCTGAGGCTGAGCCTTGGTCCATGCTGCAGCCTCTAAATGGGAGACACAGATCTggcctcctttcccctctcttcAATGTTCTGTATGATGGGCAAGGGGGGGCCCCCAGGCTGCAGCCAGATGACAGAGCTTTGCGCTACATGAAGAGGCTCTATAAGGCATATGCTACCAAGGAGGGGATCCCTAAATCCAACAGAAGTCACCTCTACAACACTGTTCGGCTCTTCACCCCCTGTGCCCAGCACAAGCGGGCTCCTGGGGACCAGGTGACAG gTACCCTTCCATCAGTGGACCTGCTGTTTAACCTGGATCGTGTTACTGCTGTTGAACGTTTGCTCAAGTCAGTCTTGCTATACACTTTCAACAACTCCgtttcttttccctctcctgtTAAATGTGTGTGTAACCTAGTGATAAAAGAGCCAGAGTTTTTTAGCAAGACTCTCCCTAGAGCTCCATACTCATTTACCTTTAACTCACAGTTTGAatttagaaagaaatacaaatggattGAGATTGATGTGACGGCTCTCCTTCAGCCTCTAGTGGCCTCCAACAAAAGGAGCATTCACATGTCTGGAAATTTTACGTGTGTGAAAGACCAGCTGCAGCATCCTTCAGTATGGGACAGTCCATTTAACATGACTCTTCTGGTAGCCCCCTCACTGCTTTTATATCTGAATGACACAAGCACTCGGGCTTATCACAGGTGGTATTCCTTCCACTATAAGAGGAGGCCTTCAGAGGGTCCTGACCAGAAGAGAGGGCTGTCTGCCTATCCCATGGGAGAAGAGGCTGCTGAGGGTGTAAGATCTTCCCGTCACCGGCGAGATCAGGAAACTGTCGGCTCTGAATTGAAGAAGCCTCTGGTTCCAGCTTCATTCAATCTGAGTGAATACTTCAAACAGtttctttttccccaaaatgaGTGTGAGCTCCATGACTTTAGACTTAGCTTTAGTCAGCTGAAGTGGGACAACTGGATTGTGGCCCCACACAAATACAACCCTCGCTACTGTAAAGGGGACTGTCCCAGGGCAGTCGGACATCGGTACGGCTCTCCGGTTCACACCATGGTGCAGAACATCATCCATGAGAAGCTCGACTCCTCAGTGCCGAGACCATCCTGTGTACCTGCCACGTACAGCCCTTTGAGTGTTTTGGCCATTGAGCCTGATGGCTCAATCGCTTATAAAGAATATGAAGATATGATAGCCACTAAGTGCACCTGTCGTTAA
- the SHROOM1 gene encoding protein Shroom1: MKALGPGGDRASPASSTRSLDLRRLSARADSAYSSFSAASGGPEPRTPSPGTHQLPYLDWDYVRVVWGGPAPAAPAAGLRTSPQPRPAAAARSGLRPPEIQGTTGPLSRQTTPLLYALAAEAEAAARAAEPPSPPASRAAYRQRLQGAQRRVLRETSFQRKELRMSLPARLRPAAPARPSAAHPRSASLSHPGGEMEPACPGVPASGTAGLGRLANQQRKWCFSEPGKLDRVGWGRGLAGECSGEACSSPSLARPEPWEWQQRMLAEFEGHQIRWLPASQPQNIEDPKHRASLKLGSAYRPRSRSRSASGEVLSPRGSPEGVIPIAQAVPQGAETPRPLFHTKLSRLLTQKEAAVVYPAEGPESSPSDCEQRVSENCIVSARLPSLPDDEVFLEEAPLVRMRSPADSHAPLRLPTSVHASDQQYGAGLGQRADQAIIPPEQPLHEHPETAGADDCWQGLNSSVSVSRPTCCSPPGTANGDIPTFDPTGLLTTDPPTAAETDPLKPLPGDALGPPGNDTPEPPDHTALACTGQPGSRSKWPSPRLEELVQELARLDPSLSDTLTSYPSPEPSLGLLDGLIPLAEVWAAMRPACGEAAEEAAGTSESGFYLLNSTQCLPTFQEETRPENLTTHAVPDEQCDQGLPEPSNCIQAKKVELADLLQKMLRDLQAEQEQLQGEAQAWARRGAALEAAVGQACAPHELERFSRFMADLERVLGLLLLLGSRLARVHRALGRVGADGDPDEQASLLQRLGLLQRQQEDAKELKQHVARRERALREVLARALPAEELRAYCALLAGKTAVLAQQRSLDERVRLLQDQLDALRTDLGRSPPPPRPSWPPGTRPPDKAPFPPPLI, from the exons ATGAAAGCCCTGGGTCCTGGAGGCGACCGCGCCTCCCCGGCCTCGTCTACTCGCAGCCTGGACCTGCGGCGGCTGTCCGCGCGCGCCGACTCGGCCTACAGCTCTTTCTCCGCCGCCTCTGGCGGTCCTGAGCCGCGCACGCCGTCGCCGGGGACCCACCAACTTCCCTACCTGGACTGGGACTACGTGCGCGTGGTgtggggcggcccggcccccgccgcgcccgccgccggGCTTCGCACCTCCCCGCAGCCCCGGCCCGCGGCCGCCGCACGCAGTGGGCTTCGTCCCCCGGAGATCCAGGGGACCACGGGGCCGCTCAGCCGCCAGACCACCCCGCTGCTGTACGCGCTGGCAGCCGAGGCGGAGGCCGCGGCGCGAGCCGCCGAGCCGCCCAGCCCGCCCGCCTCGCGGGCCGCCTACCGCCAGCGGCTTCAGGGCGCTCAGCGGCGAGTGCTCCGGGAGACGTCCTTCCAGCGCAAGGAGCTCCGCATGAGTCTGCCCGCCCGCCTGCGGCCCGCGGCCCCCGCGCGGCCCTCCGCCGCGCACCCGCGCTCCGCCTCGCTCAGCCACCCGGGCGGGGAGATGGAGCCGGCGTGTCCTGGGGTTCCCGCGTCGGGAACCGCCGGCCTGGGACGCCTCGCCAACCAGCAGCGAAAGTGGTGCTTCTCAGAGCCGGGGAAGCTGGATCGCGTGGGTTGGGGCCGTGGGTTGGCGGGGGAATGCTCGGGGGAGGCCTGCTCCAGCCCTAGCCTTGCCAGGCCGGAGCCCTGGGAATGGCAGCAGCGGATGCTGGCGGAGTTCGAAGGTCACCAGATCCGATGGCTGCCTGCGTCCCAGCCCCAAAACATAGAGGACCCGAAGCACAGAGCATCCCTGAAGCTCGGCAGTGCCTACAGACCTAGAAGTAGGAGCCGGAGCGCTTCGGGCGAAGTCTTGTCCCCCAGGGGAAGTCCAGAAGGGGTCATACCCATTGCCCAG GCTGTTCCCCAAGGAGCAGAAACCCCCAGACCATTGTTTCACACCAAACTTTCCAG GCTCCTGACTCAGAAGGAAGCCGCAGTGGTGTATCCTGCAGAGGGCCCTGAGAGCAGTCCCTCCGACTGTGAGCAGAGGGTCTCAGAGAACTGCATCGTGTCTGCCCGGCTCCCATCCCTTCCTGATGATGAAGTTTTCCTGGAAGAAGCCCCGCTGGTCAGAATGAGGTCACCTGCAGACTCCCATGCTCCCCTGAGGCTCCCAACCAG TGTCCATGCCTCTGACCAGCAGTACGGAGCTGGCTTGGGTCAAAGGGCTGACCAGGCTATAATCCCCCCAGAGCAGCCCCTCCATGAGCATCCAGAGACTGCAGGGGCAGATGACTGCTGGCAGGGGTTAAACAGTTCAGTGAGTGTCTCCAGGCCTACATGCTGTAGCCCCCCTGGGACTGCCAATGGTGACATCCCAACCTTTGACCCCACTGGACTGCTGACCACTGATCCCCCCACAGCTGCAGAGACTGACCCCCTCAAACCTCTCCCAGGTGATGCCCTGGGACCTCCAGGCAATGATACCCCAGAGCCTCCTGACCACACTGCCCTGGCTTGCACTGGCCAGCCTGGTTCCAGGTCAAAATGGCCCAGTCCACGACTTGAGGAGCTGGTTCAAGAGCTGGCCAGGTTGGATCCCTCTCTGAGTGACACTCTTACCTCCTATCCCAGCCCAGAGCCATCCCTGGGCTTGCTGGATGGGCTGATTCCTTTAGCCGAGGTCTGGGCTGCAATGAGGCCAGCCTGTGGGGAGGCTGCAGAGGAGGCTGCTGGTACTTCTGAGTCAGG GTTCTATCTACTTAATTCCACCCAGTGCCTGCCAACATTTCAGGAGGAGACAAGGCCTGAAAACCTTACCACTCACGCTGTGCCTGACGAGCAATGTGACCAGGGTCTCCCGGAGCCAAGTAACTGCATCCAAGCCAAGAAA GTGGAGCTGGCGGACCTCCTCCAAAAGATGCTAAGGGACCTTCAGGCAGAGCAGGAGCAACTGCAGGGAGAGGCCCAGGCTTGGGCCAGGCGTGGGGCTGCCCTGGAGGCCGCAGTCGGCCAGGCTTGTGCACCCCACGAGCTCGAGAGGTTCAGCCGGTTCATGGCCGACCTAGAGCGCGTGCTtggcctcctgctgctgctgggcaGTCGCCTAGCTCGCGTGCACCGCGCCCTGGGCCGGGTGGGCGCAGACGGAGACCCTGACGAGCAG GCCTCTCTGCTGCAGCGATTGGGGCTCCTGCAGCGGCAGCAGGAAGATGCCAAAGAGCTGAAGCAGCACGTGGCGCGTCGCGAGCGGGCCCTGCGCGAGGTGCTGGCGCGCGCACTGCCCGCCGAGGAGCTCCGCGCCTATTGTGCCTTGTTGGCCGGCAAGACCGCTGTGCTGGCCCAGCAGCGCAGCCTGGATGAGCGGGTCCGCCTCCTTCAGGACCAACTGGACGCACTCAGGACAGACCTTGGCCGTtcgcccccgcctcccaggccGTCCTGGCCCCCAGGGACCCGTCCTCCGGATAAAGcgcccttcccccctcccctcatcTAG